From one Streptomyces sp. N50 genomic stretch:
- the pstA gene encoding phosphate ABC transporter permease PstA: MTVAPEAPGARQATGRPRTTLPGPARGTEPGGERRRALTRLRATDTYAVVGAAASALSLTWLLFAWVLPFNGAVGFVVMAYGLFLLVYALLVSFDEDGPAIVDRIAAAVVRSMGVLLVVILAFVVVYALVEGRKALVHLNFFTQDMKLAGPLEPLSVGGALHAAAGTLIMITIALLITVPAGLVCAVFLTEVPGGYARFVRTIVEAMTALPSIVAGLFIYATVILGLGLSQSGLAAGLALSVMMLPIIIRAADVVIRLVPGTLREASYAMGTSRWRTVWHVVLPTCRSGLTTAVILGTARGIGETSPVLLTAGYTNDLNLNPLHDPMVSLPLVTFEYVKSPEPNMISRGFGTAALLMTLVLLLFVAARIVGGRGPGQLSRRQEHRRVLASRRDARRFDGRRADSASTPSPIPSPNALTEPGSSS, from the coding sequence ATGACCGTTGCCCCTGAAGCGCCCGGCGCGCGTCAGGCGACCGGCCGCCCGCGCACCACGCTGCCGGGCCCCGCGCGCGGCACTGAGCCGGGCGGCGAGCGCCGCCGCGCCCTGACCAGGCTGCGCGCCACCGACACGTACGCCGTCGTCGGCGCCGCCGCCTCCGCGCTGTCGCTGACCTGGCTGCTGTTCGCCTGGGTGCTCCCCTTCAACGGCGCGGTCGGCTTCGTCGTCATGGCGTACGGCCTGTTCCTGCTGGTCTACGCGCTGCTGGTCTCCTTCGACGAGGACGGGCCAGCGATCGTCGACCGGATCGCGGCGGCGGTCGTCCGGTCGATGGGCGTGCTGCTGGTCGTGATCCTCGCGTTCGTCGTCGTGTACGCGCTGGTCGAGGGCCGCAAGGCGCTGGTGCACCTGAACTTCTTCACCCAGGACATGAAGCTGGCGGGACCGCTGGAGCCGCTCAGCGTCGGCGGGGCGCTGCACGCGGCGGCCGGCACCCTCATCATGATCACCATCGCGCTGCTGATCACCGTCCCGGCCGGACTGGTCTGCGCGGTGTTCCTCACCGAAGTGCCCGGCGGCTACGCCCGGTTCGTGCGCACGATCGTCGAGGCGATGACCGCGCTGCCGTCGATCGTCGCCGGCCTGTTCATCTACGCCACCGTGATCCTGGGCCTCGGCCTGAGCCAGTCGGGCCTCGCCGCCGGGCTCGCGCTCTCGGTGATGATGCTGCCGATCATCATCCGCGCCGCCGACGTCGTCATCCGGCTGGTGCCCGGCACCCTGCGCGAGGCCAGTTACGCGATGGGCACGAGCCGTTGGCGCACGGTGTGGCACGTCGTCCTGCCGACCTGCCGCTCGGGTCTGACCACCGCCGTGATCCTCGGCACCGCACGCGGCATCGGCGAGACCTCCCCGGTGCTGCTGACCGCGGGCTACACCAACGACCTCAACCTCAACCCGCTGCACGACCCGATGGTCTCCCTGCCGCTGGTCACCTTCGAGTACGTCAAGTCGCCCGAGCCGAACATGATTTCGCGCGGTTTCGGCACGGCCGCTCTGCTGATGACGCTGGTGCTGCTGCTGTTCGTCGCCGCGCGCATCGTCGGCGGGCGCGGACCAGGGCAGTTGAGCCGCCGTCAGGAACACCGGCGCGTCCTCGCGTCGCGACGTGACGCGCGTCGCTTCGACGGCCGACGGGCGGACAGCGCCTCCACCCCTTCGCCGATCCCGAGCCCCAACGCCCTCACCGAACCCGGGAGTTCGTCGTGA
- a CDS encoding class E sortase, giving the protein MTTLAPPTAGASAPADGPPPPPPTTQPRQETPRPPARPGLALAGAALCVLAAVLLGFAANLTVVGHLQHARNQRTAYDELRKELALGTAPVGQRDYEGRMLKPGAPVALLRIPALGIKEVVAEGTTSEVLMSGPGHRRDTPLPGQAGTSVIMGRQWGYGSPFLDLHNLPVGTAVELTTGQTKAVYEVTGIRRAGDPLPAPIGQGQGRLTLITATGGPYTPSGVLRVDAKLITPVQASPPRDLRAGWISASEEALGGDGSAWLRVFLWSQGLLLAALLAVVAHRVWGRWQTWICAGPLLLALGLADSGAIVSLLPNLL; this is encoded by the coding sequence GTGACCACGCTCGCCCCGCCCACGGCCGGCGCGTCGGCGCCGGCCGACGGCCCGCCACCGCCCCCGCCGACCACGCAGCCGCGGCAGGAGACCCCGCGGCCCCCCGCCCGCCCCGGGCTCGCACTCGCCGGGGCGGCCCTGTGCGTCCTGGCCGCCGTGCTCCTCGGCTTCGCCGCGAACCTCACCGTCGTCGGCCACCTCCAGCACGCCAGGAACCAGCGGACCGCGTACGACGAACTCCGCAAGGAACTCGCCCTGGGCACCGCCCCCGTGGGCCAACGCGACTACGAGGGAAGGATGTTGAAGCCGGGCGCGCCCGTCGCCCTGCTGCGCATCCCCGCGCTCGGCATCAAGGAGGTCGTCGCCGAGGGCACCACCTCCGAGGTGCTGATGTCGGGCCCGGGCCACCGCCGGGACACCCCGCTGCCCGGCCAGGCCGGCACGTCGGTGATCATGGGCCGCCAGTGGGGCTACGGCAGCCCCTTCCTCGACCTGCACAACCTGCCCGTCGGAACGGCCGTCGAGCTGACCACCGGCCAGACCAAGGCCGTCTACGAGGTCACCGGCATCCGCCGCGCGGGCGACCCGCTGCCCGCCCCCATCGGTCAGGGACAGGGCCGGCTCACCCTGATCACCGCCACCGGAGGCCCGTACACACCGAGCGGTGTGCTGCGGGTCGACGCCAAGCTGATCACCCCCGTGCAGGCCAGCCCGCCGCGCGATCTGCGCGCCGGCTGGATCTCCGCCTCCGAAGAGGCACTCGGTGGCGACGGCAGCGCCTGGCTCCGTGTCTTCCTGTGGTCCCAGGGCCTGTTGCTCGCCGCCCTGCTCGCGGTGGTCGCCCACCGGGTCTGGGGCCGCTGGCAGACCTGGATCTGCGCGGGCCCCCTGCTGCTCGCCCTGGGCCTCGCCGACTCCGGGGCCATCGTCTCCCTGCTGCCGAACCTCCTCTGA
- a CDS encoding PH domain-containing protein, producing the protein MTTPHPEPKDRIYRSPAGLIGGVLLLAIACWLGIDALVSGHGRTPWLALAGLILVVPAVAAFTLRPAVYANQDRLRVRNPFRVVVLPWGEIASLRSGFSNEVVTKAGAKFQLWSVPVSLRGRKKAARREAKAAAEAAGARRGGRSGALGFGGGLGGFGGGMGAGSAMRGGATPSGPARAESDQIMADLRELLETREQAESAQGEVTVRWAYEVIGPVVAGAVLLAILLATG; encoded by the coding sequence ATGACGACCCCGCACCCCGAGCCCAAAGACCGGATCTACCGCTCACCCGCGGGCCTCATCGGCGGTGTCCTGCTGCTGGCCATCGCCTGCTGGCTCGGCATCGACGCCCTGGTCTCCGGCCACGGCCGCACCCCGTGGCTCGCGCTGGCCGGCCTGATCCTCGTCGTCCCGGCGGTCGCCGCGTTCACGCTCCGCCCGGCGGTGTACGCCAACCAGGACCGGCTGCGCGTCCGCAACCCGTTCCGGGTCGTCGTGCTGCCGTGGGGTGAGATCGCCAGCCTGCGGTCCGGGTTCTCGAACGAGGTCGTCACGAAGGCGGGCGCCAAGTTCCAGCTGTGGTCGGTGCCGGTCTCGCTGCGCGGCCGCAAGAAGGCGGCACGGCGCGAGGCGAAGGCCGCGGCGGAGGCGGCGGGGGCGCGGCGCGGCGGCAGGTCCGGCGCCCTGGGCTTCGGCGGCGGGCTCGGCGGGTTCGGCGGCGGCATGGGCGCGGGCAGCGCCATGCGGGGCGGCGCCACCCCGAGCGGGCCCGCGCGCGCGGAGTCCGACCAGATCATGGCCGACCTGCGCGAGCTACTGGAGACCAGGGAGCAGGCGGAGTCGGCACAGGGCGAGGTCACCGTGCGCTGGGCGTACGAGGTGATCGGGCCGGTGGTCGCCGGTGCGGTGCTTCTGGCGATTCTGCTGGCGACAGGCTGA
- the deoC gene encoding deoxyribose-phosphate aldolase translates to MTMPTTAPAAAHALGEVTASDSTLRRFLHGLPGVDAVGLEARAASLGTRSIKTTAKAYAIDLAISMVDLTTLEGADTAGKVRALGAKAVRPDPTDRTSPSTAAVCVYPDMVATAKEAVAGSSVKVASVATAFPAGRAALAVKLADVRDAVAAGADEIDMVIDRGAFLAGNYMKVHDEIVAVKEASGAARLKVIFETGELSTYDNIRRASWLGMLAGADFIKTSTGKVAVNATPANTLLMLEAVRDFRAQTGIQVGVKPAGGIRTSKDAVKFLVIVNETAGEDWLDNHWFRFGASSLLNDLLMQRQKLATGRYSGPDYVTVD, encoded by the coding sequence GTGACCATGCCCACCACTGCACCTGCTGCTGCACACGCACTCGGCGAGGTAACGGCTTCCGACAGCACGCTGCGCCGTTTCCTCCACGGGCTGCCCGGCGTCGACGCGGTCGGCCTGGAGGCGCGTGCCGCCTCGCTCGGGACCCGTTCCATCAAGACCACCGCGAAGGCGTACGCCATCGACCTCGCCATCTCGATGGTCGACCTGACGACGCTGGAAGGCGCGGACACCGCCGGAAAGGTCCGGGCGCTCGGCGCCAAGGCGGTCCGCCCCGACCCGACCGACCGGACGAGCCCCTCGACCGCGGCCGTCTGTGTCTATCCCGACATGGTGGCCACCGCGAAGGAGGCCGTCGCCGGTTCCTCCGTGAAGGTCGCCTCCGTCGCCACCGCCTTCCCGGCCGGCCGTGCCGCGCTCGCCGTGAAGCTGGCCGACGTGCGCGACGCGGTCGCCGCGGGCGCCGACGAGATCGACATGGTCATCGACCGCGGGGCGTTCCTCGCGGGCAACTACATGAAGGTCCACGACGAGATCGTCGCCGTGAAGGAGGCCTCGGGCGCCGCCCGCCTGAAGGTCATCTTCGAGACCGGCGAGCTGTCGACGTACGACAACATCCGCCGCGCGAGCTGGCTCGGCATGCTGGCCGGCGCGGACTTCATCAAGACGTCGACGGGCAAGGTCGCGGTCAACGCCACGCCCGCGAACACCCTGTTGATGCTGGAGGCGGTCCGCGACTTCCGCGCCCAGACCGGTATCCAGGTCGGCGTGAAGCCCGCGGGCGGCATCCGTACCTCCAAGGACGCCGTCAAGTTCCTGGTCATCGTCAACGAGACCGCGGGCGAGGACTGGCTGGACAACCACTGGTTCCGCTTCGGCGCGTCCTCGCTCCTGAACGACCTGCTGATGCAGCGTCAGAAGCTGGCCACCGGCCGCTACTCCGGCCCCGACTACGTGACGGTGGACTGA
- a CDS encoding substrate-binding domain-containing protein: MNVKTRLRIGAGVGAVALGLGALAAPAYADPGSATDYRQLAGVGSDTTQDVVNALGDAITNSSGKVIASWNATGTTPITTKATGSCTIPRPDGSGAGITALNAAVDGSTGCVDFARSSRGPNNTTTTDLTFIPYAKDAVSWVKQDGSALPDNLTTAQLKAIYECTLTTLNGVTLTPILPQSASGTRAFFLSSIGVTAPGSCVTSNSTIQENDGSAVDSAGDIFPYSVAQYTAQETLVTDDRRGSAVLGSVNGTAARNDDLTLNLDFPYLRNVYNVVPTAKLSDSLIAATFVGTGSAVCQNTSTITDYGFGALGTDCGSTTLKGES, encoded by the coding sequence GTGAACGTCAAGACCCGCCTGCGTATCGGTGCCGGTGTCGGAGCGGTCGCCCTCGGCCTCGGAGCCCTGGCCGCCCCCGCCTACGCGGACCCCGGCTCGGCCACCGACTACCGTCAGCTCGCCGGTGTCGGCTCCGACACCACCCAGGACGTCGTGAACGCCCTGGGCGACGCGATCACGAACAGCAGCGGCAAGGTCATCGCCTCGTGGAACGCCACCGGCACGACCCCGATCACGACCAAGGCGACCGGCAGCTGCACGATCCCGCGTCCCGACGGCTCCGGCGCCGGCATCACGGCCCTGAACGCCGCCGTCGACGGCTCCACCGGCTGTGTGGACTTCGCCCGCTCCTCGCGCGGCCCGAACAACACCACCACCACGGACCTGACGTTCATCCCGTACGCCAAGGACGCGGTGTCCTGGGTCAAGCAGGACGGCAGCGCGCTGCCCGACAACCTGACGACCGCCCAGCTCAAGGCGATCTACGAGTGCACCCTGACCACGCTCAACGGCGTCACGCTGACCCCGATCCTGCCGCAGTCGGCCTCCGGCACCCGGGCCTTCTTCCTCAGCTCCATCGGTGTGACGGCCCCCGGCTCCTGCGTCACGTCCAACTCCACGATCCAGGAGAACGACGGCTCGGCCGTCGACAGCGCCGGTGACATCTTCCCGTACTCGGTGGCCCAGTACACCGCCCAGGAGACCCTGGTCACGGACGACCGCCGCGGCTCGGCCGTGCTCGGCTCCGTGAACGGCACGGCCGCGCGCAACGACGACCTCACGCTGAACCTGGACTTCCCCTACCTGCGGAACGTCTACAACGTCGTCCCGACCGCCAAGCTGTCGGACTCCCTGATCGCGGCCACCTTCGTGGGCACCGGCTCCGCGGTCTGCCAGAACACCTCCACCATCACCGACTACGGCTTCGGCGCCCTCGGCACCGACTGCGGCAGCACGACCCTCAAGGGCGAGAGCTGA
- a CDS encoding phospho-sugar mutase: MHDDELIARARTWLAEDPDADTRDELAKLIDAGDVAELAERFSGTLQFGTAGLRGELGAGPMRMNRAVVIRAAAGLAAYLKANGHADGTGTVVIGYDARHKSADFARDTAAVMVGAGLKAAVLPRPLPTPVLAFAIRHLGAIAGVEVTASHNPPRDNGYKVYLGDGSQIVPPADAEIAAEIEAVASLNDVPRPTTGWETLDDAVLDAYLARTDAVLAPDSPRTARTVYTAMHGVGKDVLLAAFARAGFPAPVLVAEQAEPDPDFPTVAFPNPEEPGAMDLAFAQARATDPDLIIANDPDADRCAAAVKADGDWRMLRGDEVGSLLAAHLVRRGAQGTFAESIVSSSLLGRIAEKAGLPYEETLTGFKWIARVEGLRYGYEEALGYCVDPDGVRDKDGITAALLITELASELKAEGRDLLDLLDDLAVEHGLHATDQLSVRVEDLTVIADAMRRLREQPPTALAGLAVTKAEDLNEGTDKLPPTDGLRYTLDGARVIVRPSGTEPKLKCYLEVVVPVATHADLPAARAQAAETLATIKQDLSAAAGI; encoded by the coding sequence GTGCACGACGACGAACTCATCGCGCGGGCCAGGACCTGGCTCGCCGAGGACCCCGACGCGGACACCCGTGACGAGCTCGCCAAGCTCATCGACGCCGGGGACGTCGCCGAGCTCGCCGAGCGCTTCAGCGGCACGCTTCAGTTCGGCACCGCCGGCCTGCGGGGCGAACTCGGCGCCGGGCCCATGCGGATGAACCGTGCGGTCGTCATCCGGGCCGCCGCCGGACTCGCCGCGTACCTGAAGGCGAACGGCCACGCCGACGGGACCGGAACCGTCGTCATCGGCTACGACGCCCGCCACAAGTCCGCCGACTTCGCCCGCGACACCGCCGCCGTGATGGTCGGCGCGGGCCTCAAGGCAGCCGTACTGCCCCGCCCCCTCCCCACCCCCGTACTCGCCTTCGCCATACGGCACTTGGGCGCGATCGCGGGCGTGGAGGTCACCGCCAGCCACAACCCGCCCCGGGACAACGGCTACAAGGTCTACCTCGGCGACGGCTCCCAGATCGTGCCCCCGGCCGACGCGGAGATCGCCGCCGAGATCGAGGCGGTCGCATCACTGAACGACGTACCACGCCCCACCACCGGCTGGGAAACCCTCGACGACGCCGTCCTCGACGCCTACCTCGCCCGCACCGACGCCGTCCTCGCCCCCGACTCCCCCCGCACCGCCCGCACCGTCTACACGGCGATGCACGGCGTCGGCAAGGACGTGCTGCTGGCCGCGTTCGCGCGGGCCGGTTTCCCCGCGCCCGTGCTCGTCGCCGAACAGGCCGAGCCCGACCCGGACTTCCCGACCGTCGCGTTCCCCAACCCGGAGGAGCCCGGCGCGATGGACCTCGCCTTCGCGCAGGCCCGCGCCACGGACCCCGACCTGATCATCGCCAACGACCCCGACGCCGACCGCTGCGCCGCGGCCGTGAAAGCAGACGGGGACTGGCGGATGCTCCGCGGCGACGAGGTCGGCTCACTCCTCGCCGCGCACCTCGTCCGACGCGGCGCCCAGGGCACCTTCGCCGAGTCGATCGTCTCCTCGTCCCTGCTGGGCCGTATCGCCGAGAAGGCGGGTCTCCCCTACGAGGAGACCCTCACCGGCTTCAAGTGGATCGCCCGGGTGGAGGGCCTGCGCTACGGCTATGAGGAAGCCCTCGGTTACTGCGTGGACCCGGACGGCGTGCGCGACAAGGACGGCATCACCGCCGCCCTCCTCATCACCGAGTTGGCGTCCGAACTCAAGGCCGAGGGGCGTGATCTGCTCGACCTCCTCGACGATCTCGCCGTCGAGCACGGTCTGCACGCCACCGACCAACTCTCCGTCCGCGTCGAGGACTTGACTGTCATCGCGGACGCCATGCGGCGGCTGCGCGAGCAACCCCCCACCGCGCTCGCCGGGTTGGCCGTCACCAAGGCCGAGGACCTGAACGAGGGGACCGACAAGCTGCCGCCCACGGACGGTCTGCGCTACACGCTCGACGGCGCCCGGGTCATCGTCCGGCCCAGCGGCACCGAGCCCAAACTGAAGTGCTACCTGGAGGTCGTGGTGCCGGTCGCCACGCACGCCGACCTCCCGGCCGCCCGGGCCCAGGCCGCCGAGACCCTCGCGACGATCAAGCAGGACCTGTCGGCGGCGGCCGGTATCTGA
- the pstS gene encoding phosphate ABC transporter substrate-binding protein PstS — MKPATRFRLAATVLSLLCAVLAAQPSSAAAASYAKITGSGSTWSSNAVQQWVRNVKANYGMTVNFSANGSSQGRQQFKNNTVDFAVSEIPYGLKEQGVTEVPPSRGYAYMPIVAGGTAFMYNLKINGKMVTNLRLSGDVLTKIFTGKITRWNDPAIAADNPGLTMPARAIVPVVRSDGSGTSAQFTTWMSKEYPALWSDYCSRTGRGSGNCGMTSFYPLLSGSTMVSKSGSLGVSGHVRQPSGEGAITYVEYSYAKNTGFPVAKVLNKDNYYVEPTAASVAVALTKAEINENKQSSNYLTQILDNVYTNPDARTYPLSSYSYMILPTKVEAGFTTAKGNSLGTFARYFLCDGQQQADDLGYSPLPKNLVEAGFEQIRKVPGAPTSTININDCRNPTFSGGVNTLTKNAPYPKSCDKKGSTQCTTGTAGAAGTDTPVKPAANGGSTSGGTNSTSGGSTSGGSSATGGTGGTGTGGGSASGGTASAASGGTSGASIDPDTGEVVSGDGTGAGTGDTSVVANPVALASDNGLGMRGALMALSAVLLVAVVVGPPLTARMLAARSRRKREF, encoded by the coding sequence GTGAAACCCGCCACTCGATTCCGTCTGGCGGCCACCGTGCTGTCACTGCTGTGCGCCGTGCTCGCCGCCCAACCGTCGTCCGCGGCCGCCGCCTCGTACGCGAAGATCACCGGCTCCGGCTCGACCTGGAGCTCCAACGCGGTCCAGCAGTGGGTCCGCAACGTCAAGGCCAACTACGGCATGACGGTGAACTTCTCGGCCAACGGCTCCTCGCAGGGCCGCCAGCAGTTCAAGAACAACACCGTCGACTTCGCGGTCTCCGAGATCCCCTACGGCCTCAAGGAGCAGGGCGTCACCGAGGTCCCGCCGAGCCGCGGCTACGCCTACATGCCGATCGTGGCCGGCGGTACGGCGTTCATGTACAACCTCAAGATCAACGGCAAGATGGTCACCAACCTCCGGCTCTCCGGGGACGTACTGACCAAGATCTTCACCGGCAAGATCACCCGCTGGAACGACCCCGCGATCGCCGCCGACAACCCCGGCCTGACCATGCCGGCCCGCGCGATCGTCCCGGTGGTCCGCTCCGACGGCTCGGGCACCAGCGCGCAGTTCACCACCTGGATGTCCAAGGAGTACCCGGCCCTGTGGAGCGACTACTGCTCCCGCACCGGGCGCGGCAGCGGCAACTGCGGCATGACCTCGTTCTACCCGCTGCTCAGCGGCTCCACGATGGTCTCCAAGTCCGGCTCGCTCGGCGTCTCCGGCCATGTCCGCCAGCCGTCCGGCGAGGGCGCGATCACCTACGTCGAGTACTCCTACGCCAAGAACACCGGCTTCCCGGTGGCCAAGGTGCTCAACAAGGACAACTACTACGTCGAGCCGACCGCGGCGAGCGTGGCGGTGGCGCTGACCAAGGCCGAGATCAACGAGAACAAGCAGTCCTCGAACTACCTCACCCAGATCCTCGACAACGTCTACACCAACCCGGACGCCCGCACCTACCCGCTCTCCAGCTACAGCTACATGATCCTGCCGACGAAGGTGGAGGCGGGCTTCACCACCGCCAAGGGCAACTCCCTTGGCACCTTTGCCCGTTACTTCCTGTGCGACGGACAGCAGCAGGCGGACGACCTGGGCTACTCGCCGCTGCCGAAGAACCTCGTCGAGGCGGGCTTCGAGCAGATCCGCAAGGTCCCGGGCGCGCCCACCAGCACCATCAACATCAACGACTGCCGTAACCCCACCTTCTCCGGCGGCGTCAACACCCTGACGAAGAACGCCCCTTACCCCAAGTCCTGCGACAAGAAGGGGTCGACGCAGTGCACCACCGGCACGGCGGGCGCGGCGGGCACCGACACCCCGGTGAAGCCGGCGGCCAACGGCGGTAGCACCTCCGGCGGCACCAACTCGACGTCGGGCGGCTCCACTTCGGGCGGTTCCTCCGCCACCGGCGGCACCGGCGGTACGGGCACCGGCGGCGGCAGCGCGTCCGGCGGTACCGCGAGCGCCGCGTCCGGCGGCACCTCCGGAGCCTCCATCGACCCTGACACCGGCGAAGTCGTCAGCGGCGACGGGACCGGCGCCGGCACCGGCGACACGTCCGTCGTGGCCAACCCGGTCGCCCTCGCCTCCGACAACGGCCTCGGGATGCGCGGCGCCCTGATGGCCCTGTCGGCCGTCCTGCTCGTCGCGGTGGTCGTCGGACCACCGCTCACCGCGCGGATGCTGGCCGCCCGCTCGCGCCGCAAGAGGGAGTTCTGA
- the pstC gene encoding phosphate ABC transporter permease subunit PstC has translation MPRRLYADPGLPDRIFRVVLRSGGTFVLAVMLLVGGFLLYRAWLALDKAGWSFLTTAQWAPDQGNFGIAAVLVGTVLIAVVAVLVAVPLATGAALYISEYAPARLRRTLISTVDLMAAVPSVVYGLWGVFFLQDKVLPVARWISTYFGWIPVFDVQGADPADPLAPESLYTSSTFIAGLVVGMMIAPIVCSIMREVFSQAPAGEREGAYALGATRWGMIRSVVLPFGRGGMIGGTMLGLGRALGETIAIFMIISVTFDIQWHVLQSGTSSIASLIALHYGEASEFGMSALMAAGFALFLMTLIVNFAASSIVARSRSGATSDA, from the coding sequence GTGCCGAGACGCCTGTACGCCGACCCGGGTCTGCCCGACCGGATCTTCCGGGTGGTGCTGCGCTCCGGCGGCACCTTCGTGCTGGCCGTCATGCTGCTCGTGGGCGGCTTCCTGCTCTACCGGGCGTGGCTGGCGCTGGACAAGGCCGGCTGGTCCTTTCTCACCACGGCCCAATGGGCGCCGGACCAGGGGAACTTCGGGATCGCGGCGGTGCTCGTCGGCACCGTGCTGATCGCGGTCGTCGCCGTGCTGGTCGCCGTACCGCTGGCCACCGGCGCCGCGCTGTACATCTCGGAGTACGCCCCGGCCCGGCTGCGCCGGACGCTGATCAGCACCGTCGACCTGATGGCCGCCGTACCGTCGGTGGTCTACGGCCTGTGGGGGGTGTTCTTCCTCCAGGACAAGGTGCTGCCGGTCGCCCGCTGGATCTCCACCTACTTCGGCTGGATCCCCGTCTTCGACGTCCAAGGCGCCGACCCCGCCGACCCGTTGGCGCCGGAGAGCCTCTACACGTCCTCGACGTTCATCGCGGGACTCGTCGTCGGCATGATGATCGCGCCGATCGTCTGCTCGATCATGCGCGAGGTCTTCTCCCAGGCCCCCGCCGGTGAGCGCGAGGGCGCCTACGCGCTCGGCGCGACCCGCTGGGGCATGATCCGCAGCGTCGTGCTGCCCTTCGGGCGCGGCGGGATGATCGGCGGCACCATGCTCGGGCTCGGCCGGGCGCTCGGCGAGACCATCGCCATCTTCATGATCATCTCGGTGACCTTCGACATCCAGTGGCACGTCCTGCAGTCCGGCACCAGCTCGATCGCCTCGCTGATCGCGCTGCACTACGGCGAGGCCAGCGAGTTCGGCATGTCCGCGCTGATGGCGGCCGGTTTCGCGCTGTTCCTCATGACGCTGATCGTCAACTTCGCGGCCTCCTCCATCGTCGCCCGCTCGCGCTCGGGCGCGACGAGCGACGCCTGA
- a CDS encoding phosphate ABC transporter ATP-binding protein: MSTDLTDTLIQRPVSLSGQGPASLRADSVSAWFADHKVLDRVSLTMPAREVTALIGPSGCGKSTFLRILNRMHELIGSASLAGRVLLDDEDIYDRGRRITHARRQIGMVFQKPNPFPAMSIYDNVLAGLKLNAIKASRDGKDDLVEECLIKAGLWKEVKDRLRQPGGALSGGQQQRLCIARSLAVRPRVLLMDEPCSALDPTSTRRIEETIAELKSEVTIVIVTHNMQQAARVSDSCAFFLASQNTPGVIVEHGDTQAMFNSPQDERTSDYVNGRFG, from the coding sequence ATGTCCACCGACCTCACCGACACACTCATCCAACGGCCGGTGTCCCTCTCCGGTCAGGGCCCCGCGAGCCTGCGCGCCGACTCCGTCTCCGCCTGGTTCGCCGACCACAAGGTCCTCGACCGGGTCTCGCTCACGATGCCCGCCCGCGAGGTCACCGCGCTCATCGGCCCCTCAGGCTGCGGCAAGTCGACCTTCCTCCGCATCCTCAACCGCATGCACGAACTGATCGGCTCCGCCTCCCTGGCCGGCCGGGTCCTGCTCGACGACGAGGACATCTACGACCGCGGCCGCCGCATCACCCATGCCCGCCGCCAGATCGGCATGGTCTTCCAGAAGCCGAACCCCTTCCCCGCCATGTCGATCTACGACAACGTCCTCGCCGGCCTCAAGCTCAACGCCATCAAGGCGAGTCGCGACGGCAAGGACGACCTGGTCGAGGAGTGCCTGATCAAGGCGGGCCTGTGGAAGGAGGTCAAGGACCGCCTCCGTCAGCCGGGCGGCGCGCTCTCCGGCGGCCAGCAGCAACGCCTGTGCATAGCAAGGTCGTTGGCGGTACGCCCCCGCGTCCTCCTCATGGACGAACCCTGCTCGGCGCTCGACCCGACCTCCACCCGGCGCATCGAGGAGACCATCGCCGAGCTCAAGTCCGAGGTCACGATCGTCATCGTCACCCACAACATGCAGCAGGCCGCCCGCGTCTCGGACAGCTGCGCCTTCTTCCTCGCCTCGCAGAACACCCCGGGCGTGATCGTCGAACACGGAGACACCCAGGCGATGTTCAACTCGCCCCAGGACGAACGGACTTCGGACTACGTGAACGGACGGTTCGGATGA